The following nucleotide sequence is from Candidatus Hydrogenedentota bacterium.
CGTTTTTCAGAATTTGCACCAAGACCCGCTCCGTGTCTTGGAGCGGCTGCACCCCGAAGGTATCGACTTCGACGAACGCCTGCGCTTCGTCGTGGTAGATGTGCGGCGTGATTTGTATTCTCCCGCGCAGCGTGTCCTGCGCGCAGCGCCCCGCTCCGCGCCAATAAGCGTCGATAATCTCGCTGTCGCGCAGTGCGCGGTCGTAGACCGACAGTTCTTGGATGGTCCCAGCGAAAGACTGGCCCGGCGCGCTAATCTTGAACGATACCGGCCCCGGGTCCGGCGCTTTCGCCGCGAATTCCGCGTCGCGCCGGCCGTTGACATAGATCACGACCCGTTCGCCGCACCGGGAGACGGCCACAAACGCGGTCCGCCCATTTTCGAGCGCCGTGCCGCCGAAGCCGTGCTGGTCCGCGCCGTCCTGACTTGACCGGTACATGACCTTGGCCGTTGCGCCGTCGATCCGCACCAGGAATCCCGACTTGCGGTACTCCTCGCAATCGACGATGGTCCAATTCGTGGTCTCATCCGGAAACGGCGACGCGTCGAGCCGCACCCAGGCCAAGAAGGTCGCATCGCCCGCGAGTTTCAGCGCGGCGTCGTCGCCGAAATCGACGTAGTCGCCCGAGCCGTCGAAGTTCAGGCACTGGACGCCGTCCCGCGAGGTCCAGGTCGCGCCAGCGATAACGCCGTGATGGCCGTTGCCGCTGCGGTCGTGCAGCACCTCGCCCCGGCCCTCGCCGAACACGTAATGGGCGATCGGCCCGCGCGGTTCTTCCGGGAACCCGGCCACGGAGACCAACCCGGCCAGAAGGATCGCGAAAAGCAGACGGTGATTCGATTTCATGGGCTATTACCCTCCCCTGCTTCACACATGATAGCGCAAAGACGGGTGCTTTGTGGTAGATGACGTGGGACTCATGGGACAAATGGGACGTATGGTTTTCAGGGGCAGGTGCGTTTTTTTATGAGCGCGGGTCCTCGTTTCTTCTCTGGCGGTTGCGTTCGGCCAAGCGGGCGCGGAACATGCGCTCGCGCAAGCCGCCTTCGTTGACGAAGTCCCGTTCAAGCCGGCGGAGCTGCTGATCGAGGAGATAATTGGTCTGGTGAATCAGACAGACGATGATATTGGCCACGGTTTCCGGTGGACGGCTCTCAACAAAGGTCCGATAAGTCGCATAGGATACATCAGTCCCATTCGCCATATTGCGCGCGTAGCGTGCTTCCCGGCTGTCCTTGTCCCAAAGGCGCAATCCACGTGTCCGCAGGAAGTCGCGGTAGTCGGCAAGGAGTTCCTCGAGACTGGCGCGGGCGACGTTGGTTAGTTTGATTTCCGTCTCCTTGGATGTGCCGGAAGCCATGCTGCCTTCGATGATATTCTGCTTACCGGACCGGGCCGCCTGGATCATCTGATCGCGGGTGCGGTCGTATTTGTCGAGGAAGTGGTCGCAGAAAGAGACGGTCGCGTCATAGACGATCTCGGCTTTCCGATAGGAAAGAAGGTCAGCGTAACCGCCATGAGGCGGGATAGAGCCATAAGCCATGGGGCGCTCCTCCCGTGGCCGGCAAGCCGGCCTCTCCCCTGTGTCTCTTCATGTCCCATCAGGTTAGATACTGTGCCGCACGTGCTTCAAGTATCCCGGAATGCCGCCGGAACGCTGCGCGGAAAGACTTGAAGCGCGCAGTGTGCCGTCGGCTGAATTGCGGAAGATCGCGGCCTCACTCTTGCCCTGCGCCGGGTCCCCAGATGTTGGTTTTGCCGTCGTTGGGTTGGGGGGCGCCGGGCGTGCTGCGGCCTGACGCGACGTAGCTTTCGAGCAGGCGTGTGAGCCGTTCGACGATCTCGGGATGTTCCGCTTCGAGATTCGTCTTTTCGCCGGGGTCGTCCGCGAGGTTGTAGAGTTGAACACGGTGCAGGTTCCCCTTGCGCGCGTCCTTTGGTTTCGGGTCGCTCCAGCCGCCGGAGTGGCCGCACAGGA
It contains:
- a CDS encoding four helix bundle suffix domain-containing protein; amino-acid sequence: MAYGSIPPHGGYADLLSYRKAEIVYDATVSFCDHFLDKYDRTRDQMIQAARSGKQNIIEGSMASGTSKETEIKLTNVARASLEELLADYRDFLRTRGLRLWDKDSREARYARNMANGTDVSYATYRTFVESRPPETVANIIVCLIHQTNYLLDQQLRRLERDFVNEGGLRERMFRARLAERNRQRRNEDPRS